A stretch of Pirellulales bacterium DNA encodes these proteins:
- a CDS encoding PEP-CTERM sorting domain-containing protein produces the protein MKRVVTWFSALMILIGASSSAHALLTNGTFDATVLVEVSPGFSLPHPANWVNDGSKTNSGPFIDGLSSEPWAGPAPTPDTNPGDFGVFFKPFAGTLSTGDLLTVHLRQDVAGTAGLRYVLTGWAGAEANFSGFIAGTATKAELAVEFLDAGNSVIGGDVRDLIAEGLGSTVGAPFGYKQFTAAALAPAGTVSVRARASLIDGYGNPAGGGQAFVVDDFVLTAVPEPASMVLVGAGLLGLIALRRRG, from the coding sequence ATGAAACGTGTCGTGACTTGGTTTTCAGCATTGATGATCTTGATCGGGGCTTCGAGCAGCGCACATGCGCTGTTGACCAACGGAACGTTCGACGCCACGGTGCTTGTGGAAGTGTCGCCGGGCTTTTCGCTCCCGCATCCGGCGAATTGGGTCAACGACGGCTCCAAGACGAACAGCGGGCCGTTTATCGATGGGCTTTCTTCGGAGCCTTGGGCCGGGCCGGCGCCTACGCCCGATACCAATCCCGGTGACTTCGGCGTGTTCTTCAAGCCGTTTGCCGGCACTCTGTCGACGGGCGATTTGCTGACGGTTCACCTGCGGCAAGACGTGGCCGGGACGGCGGGGCTCCGCTACGTTCTCACGGGCTGGGCCGGCGCTGAGGCGAATTTCTCGGGATTCATTGCCGGCACGGCGACCAAGGCCGAGTTGGCTGTCGAATTTCTTGACGCCGGCAACTCGGTGATCGGCGGCGACGTTCGCGATCTGATCGCCGAAGGGCTTGGTTCGACCGTCGGGGCGCCGTTCGGGTACAAGCAGTTCACGGCCGCGGCGCTTGCTCCGGCGGGAACGGTTTCCGTGCGGGCTCGCGCGTCGTTGATCGACGGCTACGGCAATCCCGCCGGCGGCGGTCAGGCGTTCGTCGTCGACGACTTCGTGTTGACCGCGGTTCCTGAACCGGCCAGCATGGTCCTCGTGGGCGCGGGGTTGCTTGGTTTGATCGCCCTGCGTCGCAGGGGCTAG
- a CDS encoding PEP-CTERM sorting domain-containing protein, translated as MKKTAFSIVAAACLAFQSAQAVELLISGDFETPQGVGDIPGWNLSEFITDSDAPINSADLTGGTDIQLFLRAFEGGRGPTVEQGNYDSTGGVDGRDFLVWQRGGSPNSGGPADLATWQTNYGMAGARMTNAVLTQTVPGIGGETYTFQGTSTFEDNYSGFVTTLDAEGPFGAIPSPTTTHFKMEFLGAGGSPLGSPVLLDLRTEQGFPGFPVVHTPLVGVAPAGTTNVRVTAEALNMVWNGNSTTMGALQSAFFNDFSLESASNPGNDLLTNGNLNQGPPDALDFWNQVETPATRTEILRTPIAAFSNHTPGGSRGVWLSAFFGNHPIFEPTPVTGSISQTVQAVAGAEYTFSGWTKFEANYSGGVDTISLSSPGTIPGQSSPTSTEIRLEFLDINSNVIASSVIDVKAARRLISPTGNANDNIWYQHTLQAVSPAGTVFARLSASMINGVFNVDPGQSAFFDDFSLQGPAVSLIANTAVPEPSSLICLALGTLLLGARKLRK; from the coding sequence ATGAAGAAAACGGCGTTCTCCATCGTGGCGGCGGCATGCCTCGCGTTCCAGTCTGCTCAAGCGGTCGAGCTACTGATCAGCGGAGATTTTGAAACGCCCCAGGGCGTAGGCGATATTCCCGGCTGGAACCTGAGCGAGTTCATCACGGATTCTGACGCTCCGATCAACTCCGCCGATCTCACCGGCGGAACAGATATCCAGTTGTTCTTGCGAGCATTCGAGGGAGGGCGGGGGCCGACTGTCGAGCAAGGCAACTACGACTCTACGGGAGGCGTCGACGGGCGCGATTTCCTCGTCTGGCAGCGCGGCGGTTCGCCGAATTCCGGAGGTCCGGCCGATCTCGCGACCTGGCAGACAAACTACGGGATGGCTGGTGCGAGAATGACCAACGCGGTCCTCACGCAAACAGTGCCTGGCATCGGAGGCGAAACCTACACGTTCCAAGGCACTTCGACGTTTGAGGACAATTACTCGGGTTTCGTCACGACGCTCGACGCCGAGGGGCCGTTCGGGGCGATTCCCTCGCCGACGACGACCCACTTCAAGATGGAGTTCCTCGGCGCCGGCGGGTCGCCGCTCGGTTCGCCAGTGTTGTTGGACCTGCGTACCGAACAAGGTTTCCCCGGGTTTCCCGTCGTCCACACGCCGCTGGTCGGCGTGGCTCCGGCAGGCACGACCAACGTGCGCGTGACGGCCGAAGCGCTCAACATGGTGTGGAACGGCAATTCGACGACGATGGGCGCCCTACAGTCCGCGTTTTTCAACGACTTCTCGCTTGAGTCGGCCTCGAACCCCGGGAACGATCTGCTGACTAACGGCAATCTCAACCAGGGTCCGCCGGATGCGCTTGACTTCTGGAATCAGGTCGAAACTCCCGCGACACGTACTGAAATTTTGAGAACACCTATTGCGGCTTTTTCAAATCACACTCCGGGCGGATCGCGTGGCGTTTGGTTGAGTGCATTCTTCGGGAATCATCCCATCTTCGAGCCGACCCCGGTCACGGGAAGCATTTCCCAAACCGTTCAGGCGGTCGCGGGCGCCGAGTACACTTTTTCCGGCTGGACGAAGTTTGAGGCGAACTACTCCGGCGGCGTCGACACGATCAGCCTCAGTAGTCCGGGGACAATTCCTGGTCAGTCCTCGCCGACCAGCACGGAGATTCGTCTGGAGTTTCTCGACATCAACAGCAACGTCATCGCCTCGTCGGTCATCGACGTGAAAGCGGCTAGGCGTCTGATCAGCCCCACGGGCAATGCGAACGACAACATTTGGTATCAGCATACCTTGCAGGCAGTTTCCCCGGCCGGCACCGTGTTTGCGCGGCTGAGCGCGTCGATGATCAACGGGGTGTTCAACGTCGATCCCGGTCAATCGGCGTTCTTCGACGACTTCTCACTACAAGGACCGGCGGTGTCGCTCATCGCCAATACGGCCGTGCCCGAGCCTTCGTCGCTGATTTGCTTGGCGTTGGGGACGTTGCTGCTCGGAGCGCGGAAGCTTCGCAAGTAG
- a CDS encoding DUF1559 domain-containing protein: MRPPSSSQRVSPGNRAFTLVELLVVIAIIGILVALLLPAIQAAREAARRTQCMNQLRQMGLALQNHVSAYNVFPTGGNVPNPAIQDYVSGSTTNPGVPNGPNKQGLGAFYQMLPYLEQNAVKGLVEQTRLQSTIIPLYNCPSRRPAVQAGNSSVGGQLTDYATAQPGTDYCGTTPYVPLDAWPFSGSTPGFAIRSYWCGSGGPGSWGGDDTARSANYGGVIVRTPYRIVTPASASAPARGEQVPGFPTAIRPGQIPDGLSNTLVISEKVVRYDLYDGGLVATGGGGVSDDKGWADGWDPDSVRYAGVPPISDNDQGVCWNSNPAIQRTCIGFEGSIPVLFFGSAHPAGINATFADASTRTINFDIDHRVFNALATRDGGEPTGDAY, encoded by the coding sequence ATGAGGCCCCCATCGTCCTCGCAACGCGTCTCCCCTGGGAACCGCGCGTTCACTTTGGTCGAACTGCTGGTCGTGATCGCGATCATCGGAATCCTGGTCGCGCTGCTGTTGCCGGCGATTCAGGCCGCCCGCGAAGCGGCTCGTCGCACGCAGTGCATGAACCAACTGCGGCAGATGGGGCTTGCGTTGCAGAATCACGTGTCGGCTTACAACGTGTTTCCGACCGGCGGAAACGTCCCCAACCCGGCGATCCAGGACTACGTGAGCGGGTCGACCACGAATCCCGGCGTCCCCAACGGGCCGAACAAGCAGGGGCTGGGCGCGTTCTATCAGATGCTCCCTTATCTCGAACAGAACGCCGTGAAGGGACTCGTCGAACAGACGCGTCTGCAGTCGACCATTATCCCGCTCTACAACTGTCCGTCGCGGCGCCCGGCGGTGCAGGCGGGCAACAGTTCGGTGGGAGGACAGCTCACCGACTACGCGACCGCGCAACCGGGGACCGACTATTGCGGGACTACTCCGTACGTCCCTCTCGACGCTTGGCCGTTTTCGGGCTCCACGCCCGGGTTTGCGATCCGTTCGTATTGGTGTGGTTCAGGCGGCCCTGGATCGTGGGGCGGGGACGACACCGCACGAAGCGCCAATTACGGCGGCGTCATCGTGCGCACGCCGTATCGGATCGTCACCCCGGCCTCGGCGTCCGCCCCCGCCCGGGGGGAACAGGTTCCCGGCTTTCCGACAGCGATTCGCCCGGGGCAGATTCCCGATGGCTTGAGCAACACGCTCGTGATCAGCGAGAAGGTGGTCCGCTACGATCTGTACGACGGCGGGCTGGTCGCCACCGGCGGCGGCGGCGTTTCGGACGACAAGGGCTGGGCCGACGGGTGGGACCCCGACTCGGTCCGCTATGCCGGCGTCCCCCCGATCAGCGACAACGACCAGGGGGTTTGCTGGAACTCCAACCCGGCGATCCAACGAACCTGCATCGGGTTCGAAGGCTCGATCCCCGTGTTGTTTTTCGGCTCGGCCCACCCGGCGGGGATTAATGCCACGTTCGCCGACGCCTCGACCCGCACGATCAACTTTGACATCGACCACCGGGTGTTCAACGCGCTGGCCACCCGGGACGGGGGCGAACCGACCGGCGACGCTTATTAG
- the hisH gene encoding imidazole glycerol phosphate synthase subunit HisH, whose protein sequence is MLAIIDYQMGNLRSVQKGFERAGHAAAISSDVETLAAADKLVLPGVGAFADAIAELRRRDLVPVIKDAIAAGKPVLGICLGLQMLFDVGYEDGEHEGLGVLPGEVRRFDVPSEFKVPHMGWNRVRYTRQPPIFAGIPDQSHFYFVHSYYVVPRDEEVMAGTADYPDPFCAMIWRDNLFATQFHPEKSQAAGLAVLKNFAEL, encoded by the coding sequence ATGCTCGCCATCATCGACTACCAAATGGGGAACTTGCGCAGCGTGCAGAAGGGGTTCGAGCGGGCCGGACACGCGGCCGCGATTTCCTCCGACGTCGAGACGCTGGCCGCGGCCGACAAGCTGGTGTTGCCGGGCGTGGGGGCGTTCGCCGACGCGATCGCCGAGCTGCGACGCCGCGATCTTGTGCCGGTGATCAAAGACGCGATCGCCGCGGGAAAGCCGGTGCTGGGAATTTGCCTGGGGTTGCAGATGTTGTTCGACGTCGGCTACGAGGATGGCGAGCACGAGGGGCTGGGGGTGCTGCCGGGCGAGGTGCGGCGATTCGACGTGCCGAGCGAGTTCAAAGTCCCTCACATGGGTTGGAACCGCGTGCGATATACGCGTCAGCCGCCGATCTTCGCGGGAATTCCCGACCAGTCGCACTTCTACTTCGTCCACTCGTACTATGTCGTCCCGCGGGACGAAGAAGTCATGGCGGGGACCGCCGACTATCCTGATCCGTTCTGCGCAATGATTTGGCGCGACAACCTCTTCGCCACGCAATTCCACCCTGAGAAGAGCCAAGCCGCGGGGCTGGCGGTGCTGAAGAACTTTGCGGAGTTGTGA
- the hisA gene encoding 1-(5-phosphoribosyl)-5-[(5-phosphoribosylamino)methylideneamino]imidazole-4-carboxamide isomerase: MQIWPAIDLLAGRCVRLQQGDYQRDTVYSDDPASVARQFQDAGAEHLHLVDLDGAKAGRPVNLDAVRTILAAVDMECELGGGVRDEATIESLLGLGLSRLVLGTSALKRPEWFRDMCRKFPERLVLGIDAKDGFVATDGWLETSTTPAPELAAQFADAQLAAIVYTDIATDGMLQGPNLTAMAEMQAAVDVPVIASGGVTTAEDVRALAAAGMAGAIIGRALYEGTVSLPAALQAAGADAART; this comes from the coding sequence ATGCAAATCTGGCCGGCGATTGATCTGTTGGCTGGCCGCTGCGTACGGCTTCAGCAAGGGGACTACCAGCGGGACACGGTCTACTCCGACGATCCCGCGAGCGTCGCGCGACAGTTTCAAGACGCAGGGGCTGAGCATCTCCATCTTGTCGATCTCGACGGCGCCAAGGCGGGCCGGCCCGTGAATCTCGACGCCGTGCGGACGATCCTCGCCGCGGTTGACATGGAGTGCGAACTGGGGGGAGGGGTGCGCGACGAGGCGACGATCGAGTCGCTGCTCGGCCTGGGGTTGTCGCGGCTGGTGCTGGGGACCTCGGCGCTCAAGCGGCCCGAGTGGTTCCGCGACATGTGCCGCAAGTTTCCCGAGCGGCTGGTGCTGGGGATCGACGCCAAAGACGGCTTCGTCGCCACGGACGGTTGGCTCGAGACGAGCACGACCCCTGCGCCGGAGTTGGCCGCACAATTCGCCGATGCGCAGCTGGCGGCGATCGTGTACACCGACATCGCGACCGACGGCATGTTGCAGGGCCCGAACCTGACGGCGATGGCCGAGATGCAAGCGGCGGTCGACGTGCCGGTGATCGCCTCCGGCGGAGTGACGACCGCCGAGGACGTGCGGGCGCTCGCCGCAGCGGGGATGGCCGGGGCGATCATCGGAAGGGCGTTATACGAGGGGACTGTTTCGTTGCCGGCGGCCCTGCAAGCCGCCGGCGCCGACGCCGCCCGCACCTGA
- a CDS encoding elongation factor G codes for MSHHIADIRNLVICGHGSAGKTSLVDAILVKTGAVQANPSVDAGTSICDFDEEEKHHKHSIEAALVHFDHAGKRIHLIDTPGYPELVGQMIGAMRAVETALIAIDAHAGIKVNTRRAWAEAGKAGCGRIIVLTKIDGDNNDLPGLVDAIKETFGPGCALLNVPLGTGDAVHGVASTLTPPAAAADAAIDPNSIHEALVESIIEADEALMERYFEGEMPSNEELARLMSQAIAAGTLTPIVCVSTKKGVGLDELLDVIVSAALPPTAVPRTATKDGDTVTLKQSADAPLAAQVFKTRIDPFVQRLSFIRVYAGTIKKDDSVHVSGARKNVKIGTLLGVQAGATQAIDSLSAGELAAIAKCEDLHTGTSLGDVELPPLEFPTPMIGLAVAPKARGDEAKLSGALTKLTEEDPTIHVEHDPETKEMVLTGMSELQLQLVRERLKRRDHVEIETHEPKIPYRETIAADGEGMYRHKKQTGGAGQFGEVHLRMYPLPGDVDVETYATKERFPSLKEKHYYKESNFLWLDSVVGGSIPGNFMPAVEKGLLERLRAGVVAGCPVQNVCVEVHFGKSHPVDSNETAFRIAASKAFAEVFKKCRPSLLEPMVNLHISVPADKVGDVSSDLSGRRGQMAGMDNAPGGFTTVEARAPLSEVTTYARTLSSMTGGQGSFTMEFSHYEIVPSNVQQEIVSKAKVREEED; via the coding sequence ATGTCACATCACATTGCGGATATTCGCAACCTCGTCATTTGCGGACATGGCAGCGCGGGAAAGACCTCGCTGGTCGATGCGATTCTCGTGAAGACGGGCGCCGTGCAGGCCAATCCCAGCGTCGACGCCGGAACGAGCATTTGCGATTTCGACGAGGAAGAGAAGCATCACAAGCACTCGATCGAAGCCGCATTGGTGCATTTCGATCATGCCGGCAAACGAATCCACCTGATCGACACCCCTGGCTATCCCGAGCTCGTGGGGCAGATGATCGGCGCCATGCGGGCGGTCGAGACGGCGCTGATCGCGATCGACGCCCACGCGGGGATCAAGGTGAACACTCGCCGGGCGTGGGCCGAGGCGGGCAAGGCGGGCTGCGGCCGGATCATCGTCCTCACCAAGATCGACGGCGACAACAACGATCTGCCGGGGCTGGTCGACGCGATCAAGGAGACCTTCGGCCCCGGGTGTGCGCTGTTGAACGTGCCGCTCGGGACGGGGGACGCGGTGCACGGCGTCGCAAGCACCCTGACGCCTCCGGCCGCTGCGGCCGACGCGGCGATCGATCCCAACAGCATTCACGAGGCGCTCGTCGAGTCGATCATCGAGGCGGACGAGGCGCTCATGGAGCGGTACTTCGAAGGGGAGATGCCCTCGAACGAGGAGCTCGCCCGGCTCATGTCGCAAGCGATCGCCGCAGGTACGCTGACTCCGATCGTCTGCGTGTCGACCAAGAAGGGGGTCGGGCTTGACGAACTGCTCGACGTCATCGTTTCCGCCGCCTTGCCGCCGACGGCCGTGCCGCGCACCGCGACCAAGGACGGCGACACGGTCACGCTCAAGCAATCGGCCGACGCTCCGCTGGCGGCTCAAGTGTTCAAGACGCGGATCGACCCGTTCGTCCAACGGCTGAGCTTCATTCGCGTGTACGCCGGCACGATCAAGAAGGACGACTCGGTCCACGTCTCGGGCGCCCGCAAGAACGTGAAGATCGGGACGCTCTTGGGGGTGCAGGCCGGAGCGACTCAGGCGATCGACTCGCTGAGCGCCGGCGAACTGGCGGCGATCGCCAAGTGCGAAGATCTCCACACCGGCACGTCGCTGGGAGACGTCGAGCTGCCGCCGCTTGAGTTCCCCACGCCGATGATCGGCCTGGCAGTCGCCCCCAAGGCCCGCGGGGACGAGGCGAAGCTCTCGGGCGCCTTGACCAAACTGACCGAGGAAGACCCGACGATCCACGTCGAGCACGACCCCGAAACGAAGGAGATGGTGCTCACCGGCATGAGCGAGCTGCAGCTCCAACTCGTCCGCGAGCGGCTCAAACGCCGCGATCATGTCGAGATCGAGACCCACGAGCCGAAGATTCCCTACCGCGAGACGATCGCCGCGGACGGCGAGGGGATGTATCGGCACAAGAAGCAGACCGGCGGGGCGGGGCAGTTCGGCGAGGTCCATTTGCGGATGTACCCGCTCCCCGGCGACGTCGACGTCGAGACCTATGCGACCAAAGAGCGGTTTCCGTCGCTCAAGGAGAAGCACTACTACAAGGAGAGCAACTTCTTGTGGCTTGACTCGGTCGTCGGGGGCTCGATCCCGGGCAACTTTATGCCCGCGGTCGAGAAGGGGCTGCTCGAACGGCTCCGGGCCGGGGTCGTTGCGGGCTGCCCGGTGCAGAATGTGTGCGTCGAGGTCCACTTCGGCAAGAGCCACCCGGTCGACAGCAACGAAACGGCGTTCCGCATCGCAGCCAGCAAGGCGTTCGCCGAAGTGTTCAAGAAGTGCCGGCCGTCGCTGTTGGAGCCGATGGTCAACCTCCACATCAGCGTCCCGGCCGACAAGGTCGGGGACGTGTCGAGCGACCTGTCAGGCCGCCGCGGCCAGATGGCGGGGATGGACAACGCCCCGGGAGGCTTTACGACCGTCGAGGCCCGGGCGCCCCTGTCGGAAGTGACGACCTATGCCCGCACCCTGTCGAGCATGACGGGAGGGCAGGGAAGCTTCACGATGGAGTTTTCACATTACGAGATCGTGCCGAGCAACGTCCAGCAGGAGATCGTCAGCAAGGCGAAGGTGAGGGAGGAGGAAGATTGA
- a CDS encoding serine acetyltransferase, with protein sequence MATDFRLKDQLPDITERIVRTYREVGRINHLDHCPLPRYDEVIAATLDLIELMYPGYRRREGLHHGNVGYFVGELVDRLHDVLTRQIGRALRHEAGATSDCDDDHDYEALGQAKTMLFLDKLPELRSVLSTDVQAAFDGDPACKTPDEVIFCYPGLQAITVYRLAHLLWELDIPFIPRMMTEWAHGRTGIDIHPGATIGKYFFIDHGTGVVIGETCEIGERVKLYQGVTLGALSFATDGEGNLVRGQKRHPTIEDGVVVYANATILGGRTVIGRHSVIGSSVWLTQSVGPRTTVVLEKPQLKMRSEVPDELQPETNYGI encoded by the coding sequence ATGGCGACTGATTTTCGCCTGAAGGATCAACTGCCGGACATCACCGAACGGATCGTCCGCACCTACCGCGAGGTGGGCAGGATCAACCACCTCGATCACTGCCCCCTGCCGCGTTACGACGAGGTGATCGCGGCGACGCTCGACCTGATCGAGTTGATGTACCCCGGCTATCGGCGGCGCGAGGGGCTCCATCATGGCAACGTCGGGTACTTCGTCGGCGAGCTCGTCGACCGGCTCCACGACGTGCTCACGCGGCAGATCGGGCGGGCCCTGCGGCACGAGGCGGGCGCCACGAGCGACTGCGACGACGATCACGACTACGAAGCGCTCGGCCAGGCCAAGACGATGCTGTTCTTGGACAAGTTGCCGGAGCTGCGCTCGGTGCTGTCGACCGACGTCCAGGCGGCGTTTGACGGAGACCCGGCGTGCAAGACCCCCGACGAAGTGATCTTCTGCTATCCCGGTCTGCAGGCGATTACCGTCTACCGGCTGGCCCACTTGCTGTGGGAACTCGATATCCCGTTCATCCCGCGGATGATGACCGAGTGGGCCCACGGCCGTACGGGGATCGACATCCACCCGGGGGCCACGATCGGCAAGTACTTTTTCATCGACCACGGCACGGGCGTCGTGATCGGCGAGACGTGCGAGATCGGGGAGCGGGTGAAGCTCTACCAAGGCGTCACGCTGGGGGCCCTCAGCTTTGCCACCGACGGCGAGGGGAACCTCGTCCGTGGGCAGAAGCGGCATCCGACAATCGAGGACGGCGTGGTCGTGTACGCCAACGCGACGATCCTGGGGGGCCGGACGGTCATCGGCCGCCACTCGGTGATCGGTTCCAGCGTTTGGCTCACCCAAAGCGTCGGACCGCGGACGACGGTCGTCCTGGAAAAACCCCAATTAAAAATGCGAAGCGAAGTCCCGGACGAGCTGCAACCCGAGACGAACTACGGCATCTGA
- a CDS encoding ABC transporter permease subunit: protein MLAGPIFRWEMTAAGRRSRYFLVRIAYAVVLLLVLWSVYESTLRYVRGGRQGSIQQAAEAAWQFFYAYSWVQLLAVVAIVPALAVGSISTERERRTIEYLFATDLSNAEIVLGKIGARLLLTGKFLLTGLPILLLFRLLGGIPMELVVAGAILSASTAILLTALATCVSVWSKRSRDATIRVYLILAVLTTLVPMLSVWWNMVLGRQLRAHYLSVALAWLTELNPLQVLGQALNLGGVGLDAQVVYATAGWHLAIAAGLTGLATAAVRRVHLREIAAGAAAAARRRLLPRLPRWRPAVGDRPMIWKEAFAGSAKTRLGVVGNVAAGVVGFSVVGFTVYALIESMGRSNWSSGRPAWRPFVEYLAVLTGWLGTGLVLLAGARGAGLVTYEKERDCWISLLSTPMSGPEIVWGKVVGNLYSLRGGVYLLGAAWALGVFLTPSFLFPALLSAGTLTLAALFASLLGIAYSLRSPTTLRATGYALATLLFVGGGYMFCCCMLTMGGGGSGAEIILAACIPFLIVFPMIAYASAGSMMFDFTDGAMPAAFILGVVGYAIAVGMLHVTTAGEFERLAGRNTGMPDEVRQSPLQRPATPQG, encoded by the coding sequence ATGCTCGCCGGACCGATCTTTCGCTGGGAGATGACCGCCGCGGGCCGGCGGAGCAGGTACTTTCTCGTTCGCATTGCGTACGCCGTGGTGCTGCTGCTGGTGCTGTGGAGCGTCTATGAATCGACGCTCCGGTATGTGCGCGGCGGTCGCCAGGGCTCGATCCAGCAAGCGGCCGAAGCGGCTTGGCAGTTCTTCTACGCTTATAGCTGGGTGCAACTGCTCGCCGTCGTGGCGATCGTCCCTGCCTTGGCGGTCGGGTCGATCTCGACCGAGCGCGAGCGACGCACCATCGAGTACTTGTTCGCCACCGATCTGTCGAACGCCGAAATCGTCCTCGGCAAGATCGGCGCAAGGCTTCTGCTGACCGGCAAGTTTTTGCTGACCGGGTTGCCGATCCTGCTGTTGTTTCGGCTCTTGGGCGGAATCCCCATGGAGCTGGTCGTCGCCGGGGCGATCCTCTCGGCAAGTACGGCGATCCTGTTGACGGCGTTGGCTACCTGCGTCTCGGTTTGGTCGAAGCGGTCGCGCGACGCAACCATCCGCGTCTATCTGATCTTGGCCGTACTGACGACGCTCGTCCCGATGCTGTCGGTCTGGTGGAACATGGTCTTGGGCAGGCAACTTCGGGCGCATTACTTGAGCGTTGCGCTGGCGTGGTTGACGGAACTCAACCCGCTGCAGGTGCTGGGACAGGCGCTCAATCTTGGCGGCGTCGGCCTCGACGCGCAGGTCGTTTACGCGACCGCCGGCTGGCATCTGGCGATCGCCGCCGGGCTGACGGGTTTGGCCACGGCCGCGGTGCGGCGGGTCCACCTGCGCGAGATCGCCGCGGGCGCCGCAGCCGCAGCGCGACGCCGGCTGCTCCCTCGATTGCCGCGGTGGCGACCTGCCGTCGGCGATCGCCCGATGATCTGGAAGGAAGCCTTCGCCGGCTCGGCGAAGACCCGGTTGGGCGTGGTCGGCAATGTCGCGGCCGGTGTCGTCGGGTTCTCAGTCGTCGGTTTCACGGTGTACGCGTTGATCGAGTCAATGGGCCGGAGCAATTGGTCCTCCGGCCGACCCGCATGGCGGCCGTTCGTCGAGTACTTGGCCGTGCTGACGGGGTGGCTCGGCACAGGGCTGGTGCTGCTGGCCGGGGCGCGGGGCGCGGGGCTGGTCACGTACGAGAAGGAGCGGGACTGCTGGATCTCGCTGTTGTCGACCCCGATGTCGGGGCCCGAGATCGTCTGGGGCAAGGTCGTCGGCAATCTGTACAGTTTGCGCGGAGGCGTTTATCTGCTCGGCGCCGCGTGGGCCCTGGGGGTGTTTCTGACGCCGAGCTTCCTGTTTCCGGCGCTGCTGTCGGCGGGGACGCTCACGTTGGCGGCCCTGTTCGCCTCGCTCTTGGGAATCGCGTACTCGCTCCGTTCGCCGACGACGCTCCGCGCCACGGGGTACGCGCTGGCCACGCTGCTGTTCGTCGGCGGCGGATACATGTTTTGTTGCTGCATGCTGACGATGGGAGGAGGGGGAAGCGGCGCTGAGATCATCCTCGCGGCGTGCATCCCGTTTCTCATCGTGTTTCCCATGATCGCGTACGCCTCGGCCGGCAGCATGATGTTCGACTTCACCGACGGCGCCATGCCCGCGGCGTTCATCTTGGGGGTCGTCGGGTACGCGATCGCCGTCGGCATGCTGCACGTGACGACGGCGGGCGAGTTCGAGCGACTCGCCGGACGCAATACGGGGATGCCGGACGAAGTGCGCCAGTCGCCGCTGCAACGCCCCGCAACCCCGCAGGGATGA